Proteins encoded within one genomic window of Oncorhynchus masou masou isolate Uvic2021 chromosome 1, UVic_Omas_1.1, whole genome shotgun sequence:
- the susd1 gene encoding sushi domain-containing protein 1 isoform X3, which yields MYWRTALVILAFLTHAITEMRVTGQTLDVCATCHPNATCEEKVDGTGKACNCMYGFVGNGRTYCQDKNECQIGANKICGQHTACHNTYGSFYCTCLAGYSPSNNMAIFIPNDGTRCQDINECRVQGICGEGGKCTNMQGYFNCLCQVGYQVHNGAEPFHPHQDKALCKAIDCGQPPSALNAVQLSATGSHYGSVATFGCSEGFFWKSGENSSVCGAESVWKGPSLVCEEIMCGDPPILPHTGQVWNGSTNPGSTVLFYCKGGFYREGGGNISQCTRDGYWTKATLSCKEVDCSSPPALPHSVMLWDQSTRIGSEVVYQCNSGYYNVGEGNVSVCTANGQWDQTSFICEEITCGDPPMLPHTGQVWNGSTNPGSTVLFYCKEGFHREGGGNISYCTENGFWTKATLSCKEIMCGGPPILPHTGQVWNGSTNPGSTVLFYCKEGFHRERGGDISQCTKDGNWTKATLSCKAIDCGQPPSALNAVQLSATGSHYGSVATFGCSEGFFWKSGENSSVCGAESVWKGPSLVCEEVDCGLPPALPHSVMLWDQSTRIGSEVVYQCNSGYYNVGEGNVSICTANGQWDQTSFLCEEIDCGEPVFISHAKMLWDRTSLIGSVVYYQCVEGYYSTSGKCYTECGENGLWEDIEIQCEELNCGAPLTLPHTNTLWDNTTVLGSVIEYVCKDGFYQEGGNSLSTCISSGQWGIVSIICKATCGPAPALANTEVVLQNTSVVVHRCLKGFHSWRGRNTSVCDITGKWQAATMRCREIKPAISDLVVFNEKCLRWKADKYEEDTENYRVVFVGFRAYQRSFHDKRKKLLSSTSDHPEICLNLLPVTNYTISITALSARFTSTLTTNTSLQVPQAPEILYREIEAPLPTLWLRRSANTLDPISFYQVFVLPLEGTLVFDCSSLNTPDFSSERKPHGQYITAQLHLRDIGKEINLTLGDGHYYGGFYNAPLQNGRDYYIILRAVSQWGGAFKTSCVIWAKVRDISYIMKVSSLFAGGSIGVFALAIFLGHCYTWFCKKT from the exons ATGTATTGGAGAACAGCACTTGTGATCTTGGCCTTTCTTACTCATGCCATTACAG AAATGCGAGTGACTGGTCAAACGTTGGATGTGTGTGCCACCTGTCACCCTAACGCCACCTGTGAGGAGAAGGTGGATGGTACCGGCAAAGCCTGTAACTGCATGTATGGCTTTGTTGGTAATGGAAGAACTTACTGTCAAG ACAAAAATGAATGTCAGATAGGAGCCAATAAGATCTGTGGGCAGCATACTGCCTGCCATAACACCTATGGAAGCTTCTACTGCACCTGCCTGGCAGGATACAGCCCTTCCAACAACATGGCCATCTTCATCCCCAATGATGGAACCCGCTGTCAGG ACATTAATGAGTGTAGAGTCCAAGGGATCTGTGGTGAGGGGGGTAAGTGCACAAACATGCAGGGGTATTTTAACTGCCTCTGCCAAGTGGGATACCAGGTTCACAATGGAGCAGAGCCATTCCACCCACACCAGGACAAGGCCTTGTGCAAAG CCATTGATTGTGGGCAGCCTCCCTCGGCTCTGAATGCAGTCCAGCTGTCAGCCACAGGATCACATTACGGCAGCGTCGCTACATTTGGCTGCTCTGAGGGATTCTTCTGGAAAAGTGGGGAGAACTCCTCCGTTTGTGGGGCAGAAAGTGTGTGGAAGGGCCCAAGTCTTGTTTGTGAAG AGATAATGTGTGGTGATCCCCCTATACTGCCCCACACTGGGCAGGTGTGGAATGGCAGCACAAACCCTGGCAGCACTGTGCTGTTTTACTGTAAAGGAGGGTtttatagagagggaggggggaatatTTCCCAATGCACTAGAGATGGTTACTGGACAAAGGCAACATTGTCATGTAAAG AGGTTGACTGTAgttctccccctgccctccctcacTCAGTAATGTTGTGGGATCAGAGCACCAGGATAGGCTCTGAGGTGGTTTATCAGTGTAACTCTGGATATTACAATGTGGGAGAGGGAAATGTATCAGTATGCACTGCCAATGGACAGTGGGACCAGACATCTTTTATATGTGAAG AGATAACGTGTGGTGATCCCCCTATGCTGCCCCACACTGGACAGGTGTGGAATGGCAGCACAAACCCTGGCAGCACTGTGCTGTTTTACTGTAAAGAGGGATTtcatagagagggaggaggtaataTTTCCTACTGTACAGAAAATGGTTTCTGGACAAAGGCAACATTATCATGCAAAG AAATAATGTGTGGCGGTCCCCCTATACTGCCCCACACTGGACAGGTGTGGAATGGCAGCACAAACCCTGGCAGCACTGTGCTGTTTTACTGTAAAGAGGGATttcatagagagagaggaggggatatttCCCAATGCACTAAAGACGGTAACTGGACAAAGGCAACATTGTCATGTAAAG CCATTGATTGTGGGCAGCCTCCCTCGGCTCTGAATGCAGTCCAGCTGTCAGCCACAGGATCACATTACGGCAGCGTCGCTACATTTGGCTGCTCTGAGGGATTCTTCTGGAAAAGTGGGGAGAACTCCTCCGTTTGTGGGGCAGAAAGTGTGTGGAAGGGCCCAAGTCTTGTTTGTGAAG AGGTTGACTGTGGCTTGCCCCCTGCCCTCCCTCACTCAGTAATGTTGTGGGATCAGAGCACCAGGATAGGCTCTGAGGTGGTTTATCAGTGTAACTCTGGATATTACAATGTGGGAGAGGGAAATGTATCAATATGCACTGCCAATGGACAGTGGGACCAGACATCTTTTCTATGTGAAG AGATTGACTGTGGGGAGCCAGTATTTATATCCCATGCTAAGATGCTATGGGACCGGACATCGTTGATTGGTAGTGTGGTTTATTACCAATGTGTTGAAGGATATTACTCTACGAGTGGGAAATGTTATACTGAGTGTGGAGAGAATGGACTTTGGGAGGATATAGAAATTCAATGTGAAG AGTTAAACTGTGGGGCTCCACTAACCCTTCCCCATACTAACACGCTGTGGGACAACACAACTGTCCTGGGCAGTGTGATTGAGTATGTATGTAAGGATGGATTTTACCAAGAGGGAGGAAATAGTCTCTCAACATGTATATCATCAGGACAGTGGGGAattgtttcaataatatgcaaAG CTACATGTGGACCGGCCCCTGCTCTGGCCAACACGGAGGTGGTGCTGCAGAACACAAGTGTTGTGGTCCATCGTTGTCTGAAAGGATTCCACAGCTGGAGAGGAAGAAACACCTCTGTTTGTGACATCACTGGGAAGTGGCAAGCTGCCACAATGCGATGCAGAG AAATCAAGCCTGCCATCAGCGACTTGGTTGTCTTTAATGAAAAATGTTTGCGTTGGAAAGCAGACAAGTATGAAGAAGACACAGAGAATTACAGA GTAGTATTTGTGGGATTCAGGGCCTATCAAAGGTCATTCCATGACAAGAGGAAGAAGCTCCTCAGCTCCACTTCAGACCACCCTGAGATCTGCCTGAACCTGCTGCCTGTTACCAACTACACCATCAGCATCACTGCACTGTCTGCCAGGTTCACCTCCACACTCACAACAAACACCAGCCTACAAG TGCCTCAAGCCCCAGAGATTTTATACAGAGAAATTGAGGCTCCATTGCCCACTTTGTGGCTACGCAGATCAGCTAACACTCTGGACCCAATTAG TTTCTACCAGGTGTTTGTGTTGCCACTGGAGGGGACTCTTGTGTTTGACTGCAGCTCTCTTAACACCCCAGACTTCTCCAGTGAGAGGAAGCCCCATGGACAGTACATCACTGCCCAGCTCCATCTGAGGGATATAGGGAAAGAGATTAACCTGACTTTGGGCGATGGACACTACTATGGAGGGTTCTACAATGCTCCTTTACAGAACGGCAGAGACTATTACATCATATTACGAGCTGTCAGTCAATGGGGAGGG GCTTTCAAGACCTCTTGTGTTATTTGGGCAAAAGTGAGAG ATATATCCTACATAATGAAGGTTTCATCGCTTTTTGCTGGGGGATCAATTGGAGTCTTTGCtttggccatttttctgggacaCTGTTATACCTG GTTTTGTAAGAAGACATGA
- the susd1 gene encoding sushi domain-containing protein 1 isoform X5: protein MYWRTALVILAFLTHAITEMRVTGQTLDVCATCHPNATCEEKVDGTGKACNCMYGFVGNGRTYCQDKNECQIGANKICGQHTACHNTYGSFYCTCLAGYSPSNNMAIFIPNDGTRCQDINECRVQGICGEGGKCTNMQGYFNCLCQVGYQVHNGAEPFHPHQDKALCKAIDCGQPPSALNAVQLSATGSHYGSVATFGCSEGFFWKSGENSSVCGAESVWKGPSLVCEEVDCGLPPALPHSVMLWDQSTRIGSEVVYQCNSGYYNVGEGNVSVCTANGQWDKSALLCAEIMCGDPPILPHTGQVWNGSTNPGSTVLFYCKGGFYREGGGNISQCTRDGYWTKATLSCKEVDCSSPPALPHSVMLWDQSTRIGSEVVYQCNSGYYNVGEGNVSVCTANGQWDQTSFICEEITCGDPPMLPHTGQVWNGSTNPGSTVLFYCKEGFHREGGGNISYCTENGFWTKATLSCKEIMCGGPPILPHTGQVWNGSTNPGSTVLFYCKEGFHRERGGDISQCTKDGNWTKATLSCKAIDCGQPPSALNAVQLSATGSHYGSVATFGCSEGFFWKSGENSSVCGAESVWKGPSLVCEATCGPAPALANTEVVLQNTSVVVHRCLKGFHSWRGRNTSVCDITGKWQAATMRCREIKPAISDLVVFNEKCLRWKADKYEEDTENYRVVFVGFRAYQRSFHDKRKKLLSSTSDHPEICLNLLPVTNYTISITALSARFTSTLTTNTSLQVPQAPEILYREIEAPLPTLWLRRSANTLDPISFYQVFVLPLEGTLVFDCSSLNTPDFSSERKPHGQYITAQLHLRDIGKEINLTLGDGHYYGGFYNAPLQNGRDYYIILRAVSQWGGAFKTSCVIWAKVRDISYIMKVSSLFAGGSIGVFALAIFLGHCYTWFCKKT from the exons ATGTATTGGAGAACAGCACTTGTGATCTTGGCCTTTCTTACTCATGCCATTACAG AAATGCGAGTGACTGGTCAAACGTTGGATGTGTGTGCCACCTGTCACCCTAACGCCACCTGTGAGGAGAAGGTGGATGGTACCGGCAAAGCCTGTAACTGCATGTATGGCTTTGTTGGTAATGGAAGAACTTACTGTCAAG ACAAAAATGAATGTCAGATAGGAGCCAATAAGATCTGTGGGCAGCATACTGCCTGCCATAACACCTATGGAAGCTTCTACTGCACCTGCCTGGCAGGATACAGCCCTTCCAACAACATGGCCATCTTCATCCCCAATGATGGAACCCGCTGTCAGG ACATTAATGAGTGTAGAGTCCAAGGGATCTGTGGTGAGGGGGGTAAGTGCACAAACATGCAGGGGTATTTTAACTGCCTCTGCCAAGTGGGATACCAGGTTCACAATGGAGCAGAGCCATTCCACCCACACCAGGACAAGGCCTTGTGCAAAG CCATTGATTGTGGGCAGCCTCCCTCGGCTCTGAATGCAGTCCAGCTGTCAGCCACAGGATCACATTACGGCAGCGTCGCTACATTTGGCTGCTCTGAGGGATTCTTCTGGAAAAGTGGGGAGAACTCCTCCGTTTGTGGGGCAGAAAGTGTGTGGAAGGGCCCAAGTCTTGTTTGTGAAG AGGTTGACTGTGGCTTGCCCCCTGCCCTCCCTCACTCAGTAATGTTGTGGGATCAGAGCACCAGGATAGGCTCTGAGGTGGTTTATCAGTGTAACTCTGGATATTACAATGTGGGAGAGGGAAATGTATCAGTATGCACTGCCAATGGACAGTGGGACAAGTCAGCTTTGCTATGTGCAG AGATAATGTGTGGTGATCCCCCTATACTGCCCCACACTGGGCAGGTGTGGAATGGCAGCACAAACCCTGGCAGCACTGTGCTGTTTTACTGTAAAGGAGGGTtttatagagagggaggggggaatatTTCCCAATGCACTAGAGATGGTTACTGGACAAAGGCAACATTGTCATGTAAAG AGGTTGACTGTAgttctccccctgccctccctcacTCAGTAATGTTGTGGGATCAGAGCACCAGGATAGGCTCTGAGGTGGTTTATCAGTGTAACTCTGGATATTACAATGTGGGAGAGGGAAATGTATCAGTATGCACTGCCAATGGACAGTGGGACCAGACATCTTTTATATGTGAAG AGATAACGTGTGGTGATCCCCCTATGCTGCCCCACACTGGACAGGTGTGGAATGGCAGCACAAACCCTGGCAGCACTGTGCTGTTTTACTGTAAAGAGGGATTtcatagagagggaggaggtaataTTTCCTACTGTACAGAAAATGGTTTCTGGACAAAGGCAACATTATCATGCAAAG AAATAATGTGTGGCGGTCCCCCTATACTGCCCCACACTGGACAGGTGTGGAATGGCAGCACAAACCCTGGCAGCACTGTGCTGTTTTACTGTAAAGAGGGATttcatagagagagaggaggggatatttCCCAATGCACTAAAGACGGTAACTGGACAAAGGCAACATTGTCATGTAAAG CCATTGATTGTGGGCAGCCTCCCTCGGCTCTGAATGCAGTCCAGCTGTCAGCCACAGGATCACATTACGGCAGCGTCGCTACATTTGGCTGCTCTGAGGGATTCTTCTGGAAAAGTGGGGAGAACTCCTCCGTTTGTGGGGCAGAAAGTGTGTGGAAGGGCCCAAGTCTTGTTTGTGAAG CTACATGTGGACCGGCCCCTGCTCTGGCCAACACGGAGGTGGTGCTGCAGAACACAAGTGTTGTGGTCCATCGTTGTCTGAAAGGATTCCACAGCTGGAGAGGAAGAAACACCTCTGTTTGTGACATCACTGGGAAGTGGCAAGCTGCCACAATGCGATGCAGAG AAATCAAGCCTGCCATCAGCGACTTGGTTGTCTTTAATGAAAAATGTTTGCGTTGGAAAGCAGACAAGTATGAAGAAGACACAGAGAATTACAGA GTAGTATTTGTGGGATTCAGGGCCTATCAAAGGTCATTCCATGACAAGAGGAAGAAGCTCCTCAGCTCCACTTCAGACCACCCTGAGATCTGCCTGAACCTGCTGCCTGTTACCAACTACACCATCAGCATCACTGCACTGTCTGCCAGGTTCACCTCCACACTCACAACAAACACCAGCCTACAAG TGCCTCAAGCCCCAGAGATTTTATACAGAGAAATTGAGGCTCCATTGCCCACTTTGTGGCTACGCAGATCAGCTAACACTCTGGACCCAATTAG TTTCTACCAGGTGTTTGTGTTGCCACTGGAGGGGACTCTTGTGTTTGACTGCAGCTCTCTTAACACCCCAGACTTCTCCAGTGAGAGGAAGCCCCATGGACAGTACATCACTGCCCAGCTCCATCTGAGGGATATAGGGAAAGAGATTAACCTGACTTTGGGCGATGGACACTACTATGGAGGGTTCTACAATGCTCCTTTACAGAACGGCAGAGACTATTACATCATATTACGAGCTGTCAGTCAATGGGGAGGG GCTTTCAAGACCTCTTGTGTTATTTGGGCAAAAGTGAGAG ATATATCCTACATAATGAAGGTTTCATCGCTTTTTGCTGGGGGATCAATTGGAGTCTTTGCtttggccatttttctgggacaCTGTTATACCTG GTTTTGTAAGAAGACATGA
- the susd1 gene encoding sushi domain-containing protein 1 isoform X2 — translation MYWRTALVILAFLTHAITEMRVTGQTLDVCATCHPNATCEEKVDGTGKACNCMYGFVGNGRTYCQDKNECQIGANKICGQHTACHNTYGSFYCTCLAGYSPSNNMAIFIPNDGTRCQAIDCGQPPSALNAVQLSATGSHYGSVATFGCSEGFFWKSGENSSVCGAESVWKGPSLVCEEVDCGLPPALPHSVMLWDQSTRIGSEVVYQCNSGYYNVGEGNVSVCTANGQWDKSALLCAEIMCGDPPILPHTGQVWNGSTNPGSTVLFYCKGGFYREGGGNISQCTRDGYWTKATLSCKEVDCSSPPALPHSVMLWDQSTRIGSEVVYQCNSGYYNVGEGNVSVCTANGQWDQTSFICEEITCGDPPMLPHTGQVWNGSTNPGSTVLFYCKEGFHREGGGNISYCTENGFWTKATLSCKEIMCGGPPILPHTGQVWNGSTNPGSTVLFYCKEGFHRERGGDISQCTKDGNWTKATLSCKAIDCGQPPSALNAVQLSATGSHYGSVATFGCSEGFFWKSGENSSVCGAESVWKGPSLVCEEVDCGLPPALPHSVMLWDQSTRIGSEVVYQCNSGYYNVGEGNVSICTANGQWDQTSFLCEEIDCGEPVFISHAKMLWDRTSLIGSVVYYQCVEGYYSTSGKCYTECGENGLWEDIEIQCEELNCGAPLTLPHTNTLWDNTTVLGSVIEYVCKDGFYQEGGNSLSTCISSGQWGIVSIICKATCGPAPALANTEVVLQNTSVVVHRCLKGFHSWRGRNTSVCDITGKWQAATMRCREIKPAISDLVVFNEKCLRWKADKYEEDTENYRVVFVGFRAYQRSFHDKRKKLLSSTSDHPEICLNLLPVTNYTISITALSARFTSTLTTNTSLQVPQAPEILYREIEAPLPTLWLRRSANTLDPISFYQVFVLPLEGTLVFDCSSLNTPDFSSERKPHGQYITAQLHLRDIGKEINLTLGDGHYYGGFYNAPLQNGRDYYIILRAVSQWGGAFKTSCVIWAKVRDISYIMKVSSLFAGGSIGVFALAIFLGHCYTWFCKKT, via the exons ATGTATTGGAGAACAGCACTTGTGATCTTGGCCTTTCTTACTCATGCCATTACAG AAATGCGAGTGACTGGTCAAACGTTGGATGTGTGTGCCACCTGTCACCCTAACGCCACCTGTGAGGAGAAGGTGGATGGTACCGGCAAAGCCTGTAACTGCATGTATGGCTTTGTTGGTAATGGAAGAACTTACTGTCAAG ACAAAAATGAATGTCAGATAGGAGCCAATAAGATCTGTGGGCAGCATACTGCCTGCCATAACACCTATGGAAGCTTCTACTGCACCTGCCTGGCAGGATACAGCCCTTCCAACAACATGGCCATCTTCATCCCCAATGATGGAACCCGCTGTCAGG CCATTGATTGTGGGCAGCCTCCCTCGGCTCTGAATGCAGTCCAGCTGTCAGCCACAGGATCACATTACGGCAGCGTCGCTACATTTGGCTGCTCTGAGGGATTCTTCTGGAAAAGTGGGGAGAACTCCTCCGTTTGTGGGGCAGAAAGTGTGTGGAAGGGCCCAAGTCTTGTTTGTGAAG AGGTTGACTGTGGCTTGCCCCCTGCCCTCCCTCACTCAGTAATGTTGTGGGATCAGAGCACCAGGATAGGCTCTGAGGTGGTTTATCAGTGTAACTCTGGATATTACAATGTGGGAGAGGGAAATGTATCAGTATGCACTGCCAATGGACAGTGGGACAAGTCAGCTTTGCTATGTGCAG AGATAATGTGTGGTGATCCCCCTATACTGCCCCACACTGGGCAGGTGTGGAATGGCAGCACAAACCCTGGCAGCACTGTGCTGTTTTACTGTAAAGGAGGGTtttatagagagggaggggggaatatTTCCCAATGCACTAGAGATGGTTACTGGACAAAGGCAACATTGTCATGTAAAG AGGTTGACTGTAgttctccccctgccctccctcacTCAGTAATGTTGTGGGATCAGAGCACCAGGATAGGCTCTGAGGTGGTTTATCAGTGTAACTCTGGATATTACAATGTGGGAGAGGGAAATGTATCAGTATGCACTGCCAATGGACAGTGGGACCAGACATCTTTTATATGTGAAG AGATAACGTGTGGTGATCCCCCTATGCTGCCCCACACTGGACAGGTGTGGAATGGCAGCACAAACCCTGGCAGCACTGTGCTGTTTTACTGTAAAGAGGGATTtcatagagagggaggaggtaataTTTCCTACTGTACAGAAAATGGTTTCTGGACAAAGGCAACATTATCATGCAAAG AAATAATGTGTGGCGGTCCCCCTATACTGCCCCACACTGGACAGGTGTGGAATGGCAGCACAAACCCTGGCAGCACTGTGCTGTTTTACTGTAAAGAGGGATttcatagagagagaggaggggatatttCCCAATGCACTAAAGACGGTAACTGGACAAAGGCAACATTGTCATGTAAAG CCATTGATTGTGGGCAGCCTCCCTCGGCTCTGAATGCAGTCCAGCTGTCAGCCACAGGATCACATTACGGCAGCGTCGCTACATTTGGCTGCTCTGAGGGATTCTTCTGGAAAAGTGGGGAGAACTCCTCCGTTTGTGGGGCAGAAAGTGTGTGGAAGGGCCCAAGTCTTGTTTGTGAAG AGGTTGACTGTGGCTTGCCCCCTGCCCTCCCTCACTCAGTAATGTTGTGGGATCAGAGCACCAGGATAGGCTCTGAGGTGGTTTATCAGTGTAACTCTGGATATTACAATGTGGGAGAGGGAAATGTATCAATATGCACTGCCAATGGACAGTGGGACCAGACATCTTTTCTATGTGAAG AGATTGACTGTGGGGAGCCAGTATTTATATCCCATGCTAAGATGCTATGGGACCGGACATCGTTGATTGGTAGTGTGGTTTATTACCAATGTGTTGAAGGATATTACTCTACGAGTGGGAAATGTTATACTGAGTGTGGAGAGAATGGACTTTGGGAGGATATAGAAATTCAATGTGAAG AGTTAAACTGTGGGGCTCCACTAACCCTTCCCCATACTAACACGCTGTGGGACAACACAACTGTCCTGGGCAGTGTGATTGAGTATGTATGTAAGGATGGATTTTACCAAGAGGGAGGAAATAGTCTCTCAACATGTATATCATCAGGACAGTGGGGAattgtttcaataatatgcaaAG CTACATGTGGACCGGCCCCTGCTCTGGCCAACACGGAGGTGGTGCTGCAGAACACAAGTGTTGTGGTCCATCGTTGTCTGAAAGGATTCCACAGCTGGAGAGGAAGAAACACCTCTGTTTGTGACATCACTGGGAAGTGGCAAGCTGCCACAATGCGATGCAGAG AAATCAAGCCTGCCATCAGCGACTTGGTTGTCTTTAATGAAAAATGTTTGCGTTGGAAAGCAGACAAGTATGAAGAAGACACAGAGAATTACAGA GTAGTATTTGTGGGATTCAGGGCCTATCAAAGGTCATTCCATGACAAGAGGAAGAAGCTCCTCAGCTCCACTTCAGACCACCCTGAGATCTGCCTGAACCTGCTGCCTGTTACCAACTACACCATCAGCATCACTGCACTGTCTGCCAGGTTCACCTCCACACTCACAACAAACACCAGCCTACAAG TGCCTCAAGCCCCAGAGATTTTATACAGAGAAATTGAGGCTCCATTGCCCACTTTGTGGCTACGCAGATCAGCTAACACTCTGGACCCAATTAG TTTCTACCAGGTGTTTGTGTTGCCACTGGAGGGGACTCTTGTGTTTGACTGCAGCTCTCTTAACACCCCAGACTTCTCCAGTGAGAGGAAGCCCCATGGACAGTACATCACTGCCCAGCTCCATCTGAGGGATATAGGGAAAGAGATTAACCTGACTTTGGGCGATGGACACTACTATGGAGGGTTCTACAATGCTCCTTTACAGAACGGCAGAGACTATTACATCATATTACGAGCTGTCAGTCAATGGGGAGGG GCTTTCAAGACCTCTTGTGTTATTTGGGCAAAAGTGAGAG ATATATCCTACATAATGAAGGTTTCATCGCTTTTTGCTGGGGGATCAATTGGAGTCTTTGCtttggccatttttctgggacaCTGTTATACCTG GTTTTGTAAGAAGACATGA